The following proteins are co-located in the Acidicapsa acidisoli genome:
- a CDS encoding UxaA family hydrolase produces the protein MTIPKTIQLDPRDNVLVALADLPGGERVVHSGETYTLKASIPAKHKFAMKDFPVGSEIVMYGVIVGRAREPIAMGGLLTTQNVAHDAAGFQARNAAYAWTAPDITPWAGRTFNGYHRPDGQVGTRNYWLVIPLVFCENRNVDTLREAFEEELGYGKPKLYRQQVRELLEEYRGAGSEGQSAQKEASQSPARIFPNVDGIKFLLHQGGCGGTRDDSRALCGLLAGYIHHPNVAGATVLSLGCQNAQVSDLLEELKLREPSRSKPVLIFDQQKSGLESTMLSNAIRETFQGLIEANKIERKPAPLSKLTIGLKCGGSDGFSGISANPAIGRVSDMIAALGGKSLLSEFPELCGVEQSLINRCANDTSSDRFIQLMRSYAARAKAVHSGFEMNPSPGNIRDGLLTDAMKSAGAARKGGTSPVNDVLDYPEYVRTPGLSLQCTPGNDVECVTAQVGAGANIVLFTTGLGTPTGNPITPVLKLATNTKLAQRMSDIIDIDTGPIIEGQNTIESMADAILELIISVADGTTHTKAESLRQDDFIPWKRGVSL, from the coding sequence GTGACAATACCCAAGACAATCCAGCTCGACCCGCGTGACAACGTCCTCGTCGCCCTGGCGGATCTGCCTGGTGGCGAACGAGTGGTTCACTCCGGCGAAACCTATACGCTCAAAGCGTCGATTCCCGCAAAGCACAAATTCGCGATGAAGGATTTCCCAGTGGGGTCGGAAATTGTCATGTATGGGGTGATCGTCGGCCGCGCCCGAGAGCCCATTGCGATGGGCGGACTGCTCACAACCCAGAATGTCGCACACGATGCCGCCGGTTTTCAGGCTAGAAATGCAGCCTACGCATGGACTGCCCCGGATATCACGCCGTGGGCTGGCCGCACATTTAACGGTTATCATCGCCCCGACGGCCAGGTAGGAACGCGCAACTACTGGCTCGTCATCCCGCTCGTCTTCTGTGAAAACCGCAATGTCGACACACTGCGCGAGGCCTTTGAAGAGGAACTCGGCTATGGCAAGCCCAAGCTCTACCGCCAGCAGGTTCGCGAGCTACTGGAAGAGTACCGCGGCGCGGGATCAGAGGGGCAGTCGGCGCAAAAGGAAGCCAGCCAATCGCCTGCTCGCATTTTCCCGAATGTCGACGGAATCAAATTCCTGCTCCATCAAGGCGGATGCGGCGGCACACGCGATGATTCGCGGGCCCTCTGCGGCCTGCTCGCGGGCTATATCCACCACCCCAACGTGGCCGGGGCAACGGTTCTGAGCCTGGGATGCCAAAACGCGCAAGTCTCCGATCTTCTCGAAGAGCTCAAACTGAGAGAGCCGTCCCGGTCGAAGCCGGTATTGATCTTCGACCAGCAGAAGTCAGGCCTGGAATCGACCATGCTCTCGAACGCAATTCGGGAAACGTTTCAGGGACTGATTGAAGCAAACAAGATTGAGCGCAAACCAGCTCCGCTCTCCAAATTGACCATTGGGTTGAAATGCGGAGGGTCAGACGGATTCTCAGGCATCTCGGCCAACCCGGCGATCGGGCGCGTATCCGATATGATCGCCGCCCTTGGCGGAAAGTCGCTCCTGTCGGAGTTCCCCGAGCTATGCGGAGTCGAGCAGAGCCTCATCAATCGATGCGCTAACGACACCAGCTCAGATCGCTTCATCCAGCTCATGCGCAGCTACGCCGCGCGCGCCAAGGCAGTCCATTCCGGTTTTGAAATGAACCCCTCGCCCGGCAACATTCGCGATGGCCTGTTGACCGACGCAATGAAGTCTGCGGGCGCGGCCCGAAAGGGCGGTACATCCCCGGTCAACGATGTTCTCGATTATCCGGAATACGTCCGAACCCCCGGCCTGAGCCTGCAATGCACACCCGGTAATGATGTTGAGTGCGTAACCGCCCAGGTCGGCGCCGGAGCGAACATCGTCCTGTTCACCACCGGACTCGGCACCCCGACCGGCAATCCGATCACCCCAGTGCTCAAACTCGCGACTAACACCAAGCTAGCGCAGCGCATGTCGGATATCATTGACATCGATACAGGCCCAATCATCGAAGGCCAAAACACAATCGAATCAATGGCAGACGCGATTCTGGAACTCATCATCAGCGTTGCGGACGGGACCACACACACAAAGGCAGAATCACTCAGGCAAGACGATTTCATTCCCTGGAAGCGCGGTGTATCCCTATAA
- the uxuA gene encoding mannonate dehydratase, producing the protein MEQTWRWFGPRDTVSLSDARQAGATGIVTALHYIPPGEVWPIDTILERQRTINSAGLTWSVVESVNVSEDIKQRGKNWQQHIDNYIATLRNLASCGIRTVCYNFMPVLDWLRTDLEWELPDGSISMRFEADAIAAFDLFILRRPGAENDWSDAQQRSAHTRLQQMSEAEHERLIRTVVAGLPGTTEIYTLDYVRNAIASYADIGREGLRANLGEFLHAVCPAAEEFGVRLCIHPDDPPRSLLGLPRIASTMEDLQFLLDQAPEAANGITFCSGSLGARPDNDLVAMIRQVAKRIRFVHLRSTKREPGNDAFYEAPHLAGDVDIVALMKELVREERRRAASGDDAQIPFRCDHGNKILTDIGSPSVPGYPAVGRLRGLAELRGVLTAVEALT; encoded by the coding sequence ATGGAACAAACATGGCGCTGGTTCGGTCCCCGGGACACTGTTTCACTCTCAGACGCGCGGCAGGCCGGCGCCACCGGTATCGTGACGGCCCTCCACTACATTCCACCCGGAGAAGTGTGGCCCATCGATACCATCCTGGAGCGCCAGAGGACGATCAACTCCGCGGGACTCACCTGGTCCGTCGTCGAGAGCGTCAACGTCAGCGAAGACATCAAGCAGCGCGGCAAGAACTGGCAGCAGCATATCGACAACTACATCGCAACCCTGCGTAATCTCGCCTCCTGCGGCATTCGCACGGTCTGCTACAACTTCATGCCGGTCCTCGACTGGCTGCGCACCGACCTCGAGTGGGAACTCCCCGACGGTTCCATATCCATGCGCTTCGAAGCCGACGCCATTGCGGCTTTTGATCTGTTCATCCTCAGACGGCCCGGAGCCGAAAACGACTGGAGTGACGCGCAGCAGCGTAGCGCCCACACTCGTCTTCAGCAAATGAGCGAGGCCGAGCACGAACGGCTGATTCGCACCGTTGTCGCCGGTCTGCCTGGAACGACCGAGATCTACACCCTCGACTACGTGCGCAACGCGATCGCAAGCTATGCCGATATAGGCCGCGAAGGACTGCGAGCCAATCTCGGAGAGTTTCTCCACGCCGTCTGTCCGGCCGCAGAGGAATTCGGCGTGCGCCTCTGCATTCATCCCGACGACCCGCCGCGGTCCCTGCTCGGCCTGCCCCGCATTGCAAGCACAATGGAAGACCTTCAGTTCCTTCTCGATCAAGCCCCGGAGGCCGCCAACGGAATCACCTTCTGCTCCGGTTCACTAGGCGCCCGGCCGGACAACGATCTTGTCGCGATGATTCGGCAAGTGGCCAAACGCATTCGCTTCGTGCATCTGCGCTCCACCAAACGCGAGCCCGGCAACGATGCCTTTTACGAAGCTCCGCATCTTGCAGGCGACGTCGATATCGTCGCGCTGATGAAAGAACTCGTCCGCGAAGAACGGCGCAGAGCAGCCTCAGGCGACGACGCTCAGATTCCGTTCCGCTGCGATCACGGCAACAAGATCCTCACCGATATCGGAAGTCCATCCGTGCCCGGATATCCGGCAGTGGGCCGCCTTCGAGGACTCGCCGAGCTTCGCGGCGTATTGACAGCAGTAGAGGCACTTACTTAG
- the kdpF gene encoding K(+)-transporting ATPase subunit F: protein MNIVTIVVLVLSVLLLGYLIATLLFPEKF, encoded by the coding sequence ATGAATATCGTAACGATAGTGGTTCTTGTTTTATCAGTGTTGCTTTTGGGTTACCTGATTGCGACGCTGTTGTTTCCGGAGAAGTTCTAA
- the kdpB gene encoding potassium-transporting ATPase subunit KdpB, whose protein sequence is MADKKSLWSTDILRQASVDALRKLNPRLMVKNPVMFVVEVGSVLTTALLIDDAIHHRAGLGFNLQITLWLWFTVLFANFAEAMAEGRGKAQADTLRKAKGETIARKYNADGVLEDVTSSLLRAGDLIYVEAGHFIAGDGEVVEGVASVDESAITGESAPVIREAGGDRSAVTGGTKVLSDFIKVKITSNPGETFLDRMIALVEGATRQKTPNEIALSILLSGLTIIFLLAVVTLQPFAIYSKAPQTIFVLVSLLVCLIPTTIGGLLSAIGIAGMDRLVQYNVLAMSGRAVEAAGDVSTLLLDKTGTITLGNRQATEFYPAPDVSNERLADAAQLSSLSDETPEGRSIVVLAKEKYGLRGRDLSSIHAEFVPFTAQTRMSGVDLPGSRIRKGSVDAITHFLEEQGSSLPRKVREQVDEIARAGGTPLVVAENSTALGVIYLKDIVKGGLKDRLARLRAMGIRTIMITGDNPLTAAVIAREAGVDDFLAEAKPKDKMDLIKREQAKGKLVAMTGDGTNDAPALAQADVGVAMNSGTQAAKEAGNMVDLDSNPTKLIEIVEIGKQLLMTRGALTTFSIANDVAKYFAIIPAMFAGVFPVLNALNIMHLATPQSAILSAVIFNAVIIIALIPLALKGVKYEPKAAAVLLRQNLLVYGLGGVIVPFIGIKAIDLVLVALHLA, encoded by the coding sequence ATGGCAGACAAAAAGAGTCTTTGGAGCACCGATATTCTGCGTCAGGCATCCGTGGATGCACTGCGCAAACTCAATCCCCGGCTGATGGTGAAGAATCCGGTGATGTTTGTGGTGGAAGTGGGCAGCGTGCTGACGACGGCATTGCTCATTGACGACGCGATCCATCATCGCGCTGGCCTTGGATTCAATCTTCAGATCACGCTATGGCTCTGGTTCACCGTGCTCTTTGCGAATTTTGCGGAGGCAATGGCCGAGGGTCGGGGTAAGGCTCAGGCCGATACGCTGCGCAAGGCCAAAGGCGAGACGATCGCACGCAAGTACAACGCCGATGGCGTGCTCGAAGACGTGACCAGCAGCTTGTTGCGCGCCGGTGACTTGATTTACGTCGAGGCTGGGCACTTCATCGCCGGCGATGGTGAAGTGGTCGAGGGGGTGGCTTCGGTGGACGAGTCGGCCATTACGGGAGAGTCGGCTCCGGTGATTCGAGAGGCAGGCGGCGACCGTTCGGCTGTGACCGGAGGCACGAAAGTGCTCTCGGACTTCATCAAGGTCAAAATTACTTCCAATCCGGGCGAGACTTTTCTGGATCGCATGATCGCCCTGGTCGAGGGCGCTACGCGGCAGAAGACGCCAAACGAAATTGCGTTGAGCATTCTGCTTTCGGGCCTGACAATTATCTTTCTGCTGGCGGTAGTCACACTGCAGCCGTTTGCGATCTATTCCAAGGCGCCGCAGACCATCTTTGTGCTGGTTTCACTGCTAGTCTGCCTGATTCCAACGACGATTGGCGGGTTGCTTTCGGCGATTGGCATTGCGGGCATGGACCGGCTGGTGCAGTACAACGTACTGGCGATGAGCGGACGCGCTGTTGAGGCCGCGGGTGACGTGAGCACCTTGTTGCTGGATAAGACCGGCACGATCACACTTGGCAATCGTCAGGCGACGGAGTTCTATCCCGCGCCGGATGTAAGCAACGAGCGGTTGGCGGACGCAGCGCAGCTTTCGTCGCTCTCGGACGAGACGCCGGAGGGTCGCTCCATCGTAGTGTTGGCCAAGGAGAAATACGGTCTGCGCGGTCGCGATCTTTCCAGCATCCATGCGGAGTTTGTGCCCTTTACAGCGCAGACACGCATGTCTGGTGTCGACTTGCCCGGCTCGCGCATTCGCAAGGGGTCGGTTGACGCGATTACTCATTTCCTGGAGGAACAGGGCTCAAGCCTGCCGCGCAAGGTGCGGGAACAAGTGGACGAAATTGCCCGCGCTGGCGGCACGCCTTTGGTGGTTGCCGAGAATTCGACCGCACTGGGCGTCATCTATCTGAAAGACATCGTCAAGGGTGGATTGAAGGATCGTCTCGCGCGGCTTCGCGCCATGGGTATTCGCACCATCATGATTACTGGCGACAATCCGCTCACTGCGGCCGTGATTGCCCGTGAGGCTGGCGTCGATGACTTTCTTGCCGAGGCCAAACCCAAGGATAAGATGGACCTGATTAAGCGCGAGCAGGCTAAGGGGAAGCTTGTTGCGATGACCGGGGATGGCACCAATGATGCTCCCGCGCTGGCACAGGCCGATGTGGGAGTCGCGATGAACTCGGGGACGCAGGCAGCAAAAGAGGCGGGCAACATGGTTGACCTCGATTCGAACCCGACAAAGTTAATCGAGATTGTTGAGATCGGCAAGCAGTTGCTCATGACCCGAGGTGCGCTTACTACTTTCTCCATTGCGAACGATGTGGCCAAGTATTTCGCCATCATTCCGGCGATGTTTGCGGGTGTGTTCCCGGTGCTGAATGCGCTGAATATCATGCACCTGGCTACGCCGCAGTCTGCGATTCTGTCGGCGGTCATATTCAACGCCGTCATCATCATTGCTCTTATTCCGTTGGCTCTCAAGGGAGTCAAGTATGAACCCAAAGCTGCAGCGGTGCTGCTTCGCCAGAACCTGCTGGTTTATGGCCTCGGGGGCGTTATCGTGCCCTTTATCGGTATCAAGGCCATTGACCTGGTGCTTGTAGCCCTACATTTGGCTTAA
- the uxaC gene encoding glucuronate isomerase gives MAFIDERFLLESETAIRLYEEYAAPEPIFDYHCHLSPRQIAENRRFNDLFEIWLEGDHYKWRAMRANGEPERYCNGNAPPYEKFLAWARTVPHTLRNPLYHWTHLELQRYFGITELLDADSAPRIWEQANSILQNDLDVRGILQKFNVHTVGTTDDPADTLNYHAQIAASSLPTRVLPTFRPDPALRVDAPPSFNAWVDRLSRAANTQITSFKSFLDALEQRVLDFHAIGCRASDHGLDICFAEPCTDAQAAAIFTDAQIGHTATPEDHRRFASYILHFVGRLYAKHSWTMQLHLGALRNVNSRAKSIHGPDTGFDAMGGTAQLSALAKFLDKLEQDGSLPRTILYNSNPVENYAFATITGSFSAEGIPGKVQFGSGWWFMDQKEGIEWQLNALSNVNLLSRFVGMITDSRSFMSYPRHEYFRRVLCNLLGGEMEKGLLPNDEALVGNMVRNICFGNADRYFGLPERAGATMAGTVDINQG, from the coding sequence ATGGCGTTTATCGACGAAAGGTTCCTGCTTGAAAGCGAGACAGCGATAAGGCTATACGAGGAATACGCCGCGCCCGAGCCAATCTTCGATTACCACTGCCATCTTTCCCCCCGGCAGATCGCAGAGAATCGCCGCTTTAACGACCTCTTCGAGATCTGGCTGGAAGGCGATCACTACAAATGGCGAGCCATGCGCGCCAACGGCGAACCCGAGCGCTATTGCAACGGCAACGCGCCGCCGTATGAAAAGTTCCTGGCGTGGGCCCGCACCGTTCCGCACACCCTGCGCAACCCGCTCTACCACTGGACGCACCTGGAGTTGCAGCGCTACTTCGGCATCACCGAACTTCTCGATGCCGACTCCGCCCCTCGCATCTGGGAACAGGCCAACAGCATCCTCCAAAATGATCTCGATGTGCGTGGAATTCTGCAAAAGTTCAACGTGCACACTGTCGGAACAACCGACGATCCAGCAGATACTCTCAACTATCACGCGCAGATCGCTGCATCTTCCCTGCCCACCAGAGTCCTCCCAACCTTCCGGCCCGATCCCGCGCTGCGCGTCGATGCTCCACCGTCCTTCAACGCCTGGGTAGACCGGCTATCCCGTGCCGCAAACACGCAGATCACCTCCTTCAAGTCCTTTCTCGACGCCCTCGAACAGCGCGTGCTGGATTTCCACGCCATCGGTTGCCGTGCTTCCGACCACGGCCTCGACATCTGCTTTGCCGAACCCTGCACCGACGCCCAGGCCGCGGCGATCTTCACCGATGCTCAAATCGGACACACGGCAACTCCAGAAGACCATCGCAGATTTGCCAGTTACATCCTTCACTTCGTCGGACGGCTCTACGCCAAACACAGTTGGACAATGCAACTGCATCTCGGCGCGTTGAGAAACGTGAACTCCCGCGCCAAGTCGATTCACGGCCCCGACACCGGCTTTGACGCCATGGGCGGCACAGCGCAACTTTCCGCCCTGGCTAAGTTCCTCGATAAGTTGGAGCAGGACGGATCACTTCCCCGGACCATCCTCTATAACTCAAATCCCGTAGAGAATTACGCCTTTGCCACCATTACGGGCAGCTTTTCCGCCGAGGGCATTCCGGGCAAAGTGCAGTTCGGGAGCGGTTGGTGGTTCATGGACCAGAAGGAAGGAATCGAGTGGCAATTGAACGCGCTTTCCAATGTGAACCTGCTCTCGCGCTTCGTCGGAATGATCACCGACTCACGGTCCTTCATGTCTTATCCACGGCACGAATACTTCCGCAGAGTCCTTTGCAATCTGCTCGGCGGCGAAATGGAAAAGGGGCTTCTGCCCAACGACGAAGCGCTCGTCGGCAATATGGTTCGTAACATATGCTTCGGCAATGCCGACCGCTATTTTGGCCTGCCTGAGCGGGCCGGTGCTACCATGGCTGGGACCGTTGATATAAATCAAGGATAA
- the kdpA gene encoding potassium-transporting ATPase subunit KdpA — MTGNGWLQFAVYAVLLLASVRPIGIYLARVLEGERTWFDPILRPIEKFIYKLSGVKSDQEMNWREYACAMLGFSAVSMLLTYVFERTQGWGMLAVSWLNPQKLPGVEQALAWNTAASFTTNTNWQSYTPETTMSYLTQMGALAYHNFLSAAVGIAVAVALVRGIKRTSASTIGNFWVDVTRSILYVLVPGCVVFALLLVWHGVPQNLHPYTQVTTLEGQSQTIAQGPVASQEAIKMLGTNGGGFFNANSAHPFENPTPFTNLLQILAIFVIPGALTVTLGRLTGSPGHGWAVLATMLVLFAVGFSAVYWAESQPHPLIHGAAQAASSTAPGGNMEGKEVRFGIAQSSLFATITTDASCGAVDGVHDSFTPLGGMVVLTNIMLGEVVFGGVGAGLYGILIFVVLSVFIAGLMVGRTPEYLGKKIESYDVKMAMLYVLIFPLIILVLTAIFALWPSVGLAALTNNGPHGLTEILYAFTSAVGNNGSAFAGLGVTTSWWYNVTLGGAMLGGRFLMAIPVLALAGNLAQKKSVPPSPGTFPVNTPLFTVLLISVILIMGALTFFPALSLGPILEHLLLHSGQLF, encoded by the coding sequence ATGACTGGAAATGGTTGGTTGCAGTTTGCAGTTTATGCCGTTCTGTTACTAGCGTCGGTTCGGCCAATCGGTATTTATCTTGCCCGCGTTCTCGAGGGAGAACGCACATGGTTTGATCCAATCCTTCGGCCGATCGAGAAATTCATCTACAAGCTGAGCGGAGTGAAATCGGACCAGGAGATGAACTGGCGTGAGTACGCCTGCGCGATGCTGGGGTTCTCCGCAGTCAGCATGCTTTTGACCTACGTATTTGAACGGACGCAGGGTTGGGGAATGTTGGCGGTAAGCTGGCTGAATCCGCAAAAACTGCCGGGAGTAGAGCAGGCACTGGCGTGGAACACGGCTGCGTCGTTCACGACCAACACGAATTGGCAGTCCTATACGCCTGAAACGACCATGAGCTACCTAACGCAGATGGGCGCTCTGGCGTATCACAATTTCCTCTCGGCGGCGGTGGGCATTGCGGTCGCGGTTGCGCTGGTGCGGGGCATCAAGCGGACGAGCGCGTCGACCATTGGGAATTTCTGGGTGGACGTGACGCGCAGCATTCTATACGTGCTGGTGCCGGGTTGCGTGGTGTTTGCGCTCCTCCTCGTATGGCACGGAGTACCGCAGAATCTGCATCCTTATACCCAGGTGACCACGCTCGAAGGGCAATCGCAGACGATTGCGCAGGGGCCGGTTGCTTCGCAGGAAGCGATCAAGATGCTTGGGACAAATGGCGGCGGCTTCTTCAATGCCAACAGCGCGCATCCGTTTGAGAATCCGACTCCATTTACGAATCTGCTACAGATCCTGGCGATCTTCGTGATTCCGGGCGCGCTGACAGTGACGCTGGGTCGGTTGACGGGTTCGCCCGGTCACGGGTGGGCGGTGCTTGCGACGATGCTTGTGCTCTTTGCTGTGGGATTCAGTGCAGTTTATTGGGCTGAATCGCAACCGCATCCGCTGATTCACGGAGCAGCACAGGCGGCGAGTTCCACGGCGCCGGGCGGCAATATGGAAGGCAAAGAGGTGCGATTTGGCATCGCGCAGAGCTCGCTGTTTGCCACGATCACAACGGACGCCAGTTGCGGCGCCGTTGATGGCGTTCATGACTCCTTTACCCCGCTGGGTGGAATGGTGGTGCTCACCAATATCATGCTTGGCGAGGTGGTCTTCGGCGGCGTCGGCGCCGGGCTCTATGGCATCTTGATTTTTGTGGTTCTTTCGGTGTTCATCGCCGGACTGATGGTCGGCCGGACGCCAGAGTATCTCGGCAAGAAGATCGAGTCTTACGACGTCAAGATGGCCATGCTGTATGTGCTCATCTTTCCGCTGATCATCCTGGTGCTCACGGCGATCTTCGCGCTCTGGCCGAGTGTTGGGCTTGCCGCTTTGACCAATAACGGCCCCCACGGACTTACTGAGATTCTTTACGCTTTCACATCCGCAGTGGGCAATAATGGCTCGGCATTCGCCGGACTAGGTGTCACCACCTCCTGGTGGTACAACGTGACGCTGGGCGGAGCGATGCTCGGTGGGCGCTTCCTGATGGCGATTCCGGTGCTTGCCCTGGCCGGAAATCTGGCCCAAAAGAAGAGCGTGCCGCCTTCGCCGGGCACGTTCCCGGTGAATACGCCGCTCTTCACGGTGCTGCTGATATCGGTGATTCTCATCATGGGCGCGCTCACCTTCTTCCCGGCTCTGAGCCTGGGTCCGATCCTCGAACATCTTTTGCTGCACTCCGGGCAGCTTTTCTAA
- the rbsD gene encoding D-ribose pyranase, whose protein sequence is MIKSGILNPAINSLLSRVRHTNTLVIADRGFPFWPHIETVDISLVDDVPRVMDVLEAIKNNYSIGRVFAAEEFLAVNSPQTTSSLENALLGIPITFEPHVELKRRVPHAIGLIRTGDTTQYSNLILESA, encoded by the coding sequence ATGATCAAAAGCGGAATTCTCAATCCGGCAATCAATTCTTTACTGAGCCGCGTGCGGCATACAAATACCCTTGTGATTGCCGACCGCGGATTTCCCTTCTGGCCGCATATCGAAACCGTGGATATTTCGCTCGTCGACGATGTGCCCCGCGTCATGGATGTTTTGGAAGCGATCAAGAATAACTACTCCATCGGCCGTGTATTCGCGGCAGAAGAGTTTCTCGCTGTTAACTCCCCACAAACAACAAGCAGCCTCGAAAACGCCCTGCTGGGGATTCCAATTACCTTCGAACCGCACGTCGAACTAAAAAGACGTGTGCCTCACGCCATCGGATTGATTCGCACTGGCGACACGACGCAATACTCCAATCTCATTCTCGAATCAGCGTAG